In one Culex quinquefasciatus strain JHB chromosome 2, VPISU_Cqui_1.0_pri_paternal, whole genome shotgun sequence genomic region, the following are encoded:
- the LOC6037696 gene encoding uncharacterized protein LOC6037696 yields MGQKKGGGHMAIIENWYHQIPAFTDVFTEESFYMFVVCFVTATIAVVFILSRFITLKPVD; encoded by the coding sequence atgggccAGAAAAAGGGTGGCGGCCACATGGCCATCATCGAGAACTGGTATCACCAGATCCCCGCGTTTACCGACGTCTTCACCGAGGAGAGCTTCTACATGTTTGTGGTTTGCTTTGTCACGGCCACGATCGCGGTTGTTTTTATTCTTTCCCGATTTATCACGCTGAAGCCGGTCGATTGA
- the LOC119765006 gene encoding uncharacterized protein LOC119765006, which produces MSIKVGGTFSRSGGIVSAIGKQLKMLNLKAVQRITVTFDPFHENAVPTREFLHHLSAPKIGQTNPSCVLRSEVVCDRRPPSVVFQLIPSVQAEAKLKKIELNGANLTTLELLQLCNKHITALAPKEIATSTVKTKSEKKAGGGKRR; this is translated from the exons ATGTCCATCAAGGTGGGAGGAACGTTCAGCCGGTCCGGCGGCATCGTGTCCGCTATTGGCAAGCAGCTGAAGATGCTGAACCTGAAGGCGGTCCAGCGCATTACGGTCACCTTTGATCCGTTCCACGAGAATGCCGTTCCGACGAG GGAATTCCTGCACCACCTGTCCGCGCCCAAGATCGGCCAAACGAACCCCTCGTGCGTGCTCCGCTCGGAAGTGGTGTGCGACCGGCGCCCGCCCTCGGTCGTGTTCCAGCTCATCCCCTCGGTGCAGGCGGAAGCCAAGCTCAAAAAGATCGAACTGAACGGCGCCAACCTGACCACGCTGGAACTGCTGCAGCTGTGCAACAAACACATCACGGCGCTCGCCCCCAAGGAGATCGCCACCAGCACCGTCAAGACCAAGTCCGAAAAGAAGGCCGGCGGCGGCAAGCGACGATAA